Part of the Paenibacillus sp. YPG26 genome, CTCTGGATTTGTTCTATATTCTGACGATTCTCCTGCTTGTGGCGGGGTGTCTCGTAATGTCTGTAGCGATGTTCTCAATCATGCTTCCCCTCTTATGTATGGGCAGCATGATTTACTTATATGGCGGGGACAAGGGAATAGGCTGGGTTACTGACGGCATCCGCATCTTTGCGAAGGATATTTCCAGTGTGGTCAGCGCGGGAGGAGTTGCCGTGTTAAGTCCTGAGATGCGGATGTTCATCCTGCTAATAGGCTGGGCCCTTCTGGTTGCTTCAGTCCAGCTGCTTGCACTGAGCCGTCAAAGTATTCTGCTGTTCTTCAGTGCCACAGTGGTCTATTTGCTAAGCCTGGAGTTTGGACTCGGTCTGCACACTTACTCGGGGCTGGTACGCACAGTTCTGATTGGTCTATTGCTTCAGGCAGTCCTGCATACTCTGGACATTCAGGAGAAGAGTGCTGCCGAAGAGCATGGAGAGACAAGTTCTCTGTATCGGCGGTCTCCCACAGCAGGATTTGCCGTTCTTATCACGATCATTCTCGGAGGAATTGTTGGTCTGGCAACCCTTGCAGGATCTCTGCCCATTAAGCCAGCGCAGACCCTCTCGCTTCAGCAAGTCGTGTCCAGCCTTGAAGTCTGGTCACAGACCGAGCTCTCCGAGCAGGGCCGCGGGAATAATAACCTGTCGGGTTATGGTCAACATGACCATGAGCTGGGTGGCCCTTTAACGCTTAGGAGAGAAGCATTCTTCACAGCAGCCTCGCCTTATCCCACTTATTACAGGGGAGAGAGTAAAAGCACCTATACCGGGCGGGGCTGGACGCAGGGAGATCAGGAGACAGCTTCACCCGCGCTTGATGGACGTATCTCTACAGAGGAACCCGTTCACTCGTCCGGAGAAGCATTTAGCCAGTCCATTACATTTGAAGCACCCCAGAGTGGAAAGGTCGTCCTTCCTCTAGGCGGAATCCCGGTTAAAGTGAATAGGCTTCATGGCGGGAAGCAGGATCTGCCTTTGCATAATCTCGTCACCTATAAGGACTCCGGCTTGATTCAATACCATAGTGATGCGGACGTTCAGAACTTGGAAGCCGGCAGTACAAGATCACCGGATTCAGGTAAGGAGCTCTCGGGCTATGAGATTACCGTAAGGCAGCGGCAAAGTTCACCCGCAGCACTGAATGAAGCGAGAGGGGAAGACCCCACCTCGATCTCAAGCGTGTATACTGAACTGCCTGATACCCTCCCGAGAGAAGTCCGTGAGTTAGGGGCCAAGCTGACCAAGGGAAGCAGAACCCGGTACGAGGCGGTGAAGTCGGTTGAGTTATTTTTGAAGAACAACTATAAATACAGCCTAAAGCCCGCTGCCCTGCCATCAGGTCAGGATTTCACGGCCAATTTTTTGTTTGTCCAAAAAATCGGCTACTGTGACCATTTCTCCACAGCCATGGCCGTGCTTCTCCGGACGCAGGGAATACCGGCAAGATGGGTCAAAGGATTTGCCCCTGGCCAGAAGAGCGAAGAAGATCCCCATAAGTATACAGTCTCTTACTCGGACGCGCATTCTTGGGTTGAGGTATATTATGGAGGCGTAGGCTGGGTACCCTTTGATCCAACGCCAGGCTTTGAAGCGGCCGATGGAGCGGTACCTGCTTCGCTCAATATGAAGGACACAAGTTCCTATGGAAATCTGGTTGATCAATTAGGCAGTGCCGCTGCCTACAGTA contains:
- a CDS encoding transglutaminase domain-containing protein encodes the protein MSKAELRSVACMHPVKGLGERLILSLFIFGLFREWLSPLLKLLGPEGEKPLDLFYILTILLLVAGCLVMSVAMFSIMLPLLCMGSMIYLYGGDKGIGWVTDGIRIFAKDISSVVSAGGVAVLSPEMRMFILLIGWALLVASVQLLALSRQSILLFFSATVVYLLSLEFGLGLHTYSGLVRTVLIGLLLQAVLHTLDIQEKSAAEEHGETSSLYRRSPTAGFAVLITIILGGIVGLATLAGSLPIKPAQTLSLQQVVSSLEVWSQTELSEQGRGNNNLSGYGQHDHELGGPLTLRREAFFTAASPYPTYYRGESKSTYTGRGWTQGDQETASPALDGRISTEEPVHSSGEAFSQSITFEAPQSGKVVLPLGGIPVKVNRLHGGKQDLPLHNLVTYKDSGLIQYHSDADVQNLEAGSTRSPDSGKELSGYEITVRQRQSSPAALNEARGEDPTSISSVYTELPDTLPREVRELGAKLTKGSRTRYEAVKSVELFLKNNYKYSLKPAALPSGQDFTANFLFVQKIGYCDHFSTAMAVLLRTQGIPARWVKGFAPGQKSEEDPHKYTVSYSDAHSWVEVYYGGVGWVPFDPTPGFEAADGAVPASLNMKDTSSYGNLVDQLGSAAAYSISSAFLMITEIQAWMPHSLLALAALCLGGALFLLARVYWSPMKEGIRVLEPILRWRGGRFPQREQLLRASDKAWRQLYDVYGPRPPGLTGREYVQRLHGLDPAQQAHLNQFLDAWESLYYGAGDLDRMSTKSFLEHCRQMGASRS